In Solirubrobacterales bacterium, the following are encoded in one genomic region:
- a CDS encoding PQQ-binding-like beta-propeller repeat protein: MARVLDIWRSWSVRRRLAVAGGAAVALAGLALAIYLITKRPGDVSNPDAAFNKEKPVALKTVDWPLYGHDLERTRYLAGKGLDPPFRSSQWSFQAGKLLEFQPIVVKDRLYFMDKDGTFYALSTDKGRVQWKRRIGSLNASAPAYADGRLFAVNLEPPQIVALRPNDHGSKVLWRHPLPGRSESSPLVHGGKVIFGCESGDIFALDEKTGKTKWTVSTAGPVKGALAYSDGTVFAGNYAGEVLAIDTSTGNVRWTSHTQGGGLLRGGSVYSTPAVAWGRVYVGSLDGRIYSFVAKTGELAWSHSTGAEVYPSPAVADTPHSPPTVYAGSQDKHFYALDARTGELRWEHPVGGVVLGSSSVIGETVYVAMIGPNIGTFGYNVKKGKKVFESDQGEYNPVISDGKKLYLTGYSTIRAFKPKPSGHHKDKGGDEAPHKDKGGK, encoded by the coding sequence ATGGCTCGCGTGCTCGACATCTGGCGCTCCTGGAGCGTCCGGCGCAGGCTTGCCGTGGCCGGCGGCGCCGCCGTCGCCCTGGCCGGCCTGGCGCTCGCCATCTACCTGATCACCAAGCGCCCCGGGGATGTTTCCAACCCCGACGCCGCCTTCAACAAGGAGAAGCCTGTGGCGCTGAAGACTGTGGACTGGCCGCTCTACGGCCACGACCTGGAGCGCACGCGCTACCTGGCCGGGAAGGGGCTGGATCCGCCCTTCCGCTCCTCGCAATGGAGCTTCCAGGCCGGCAAGCTGCTCGAGTTCCAGCCGATCGTCGTCAAGGACAGGCTGTACTTCATGGACAAGGACGGGACCTTCTACGCGCTCAGCACGGACAAGGGCCGGGTCCAGTGGAAGCGCAGGATCGGGTCGCTGAACGCCTCCGCGCCCGCGTATGCAGACGGCCGGCTGTTCGCCGTCAACCTGGAGCCGCCGCAAATCGTGGCGCTTCGCCCGAACGACCACGGCAGCAAGGTGCTCTGGCGCCACCCGCTGCCCGGGCGCAGCGAGTCATCGCCCCTTGTTCACGGTGGCAAGGTGATCTTCGGCTGCGAGTCCGGGGACATCTTCGCGCTGGACGAGAAGACCGGTAAGACGAAGTGGACCGTGTCAACCGCGGGACCCGTCAAGGGAGCCCTTGCCTACAGCGACGGGACGGTGTTCGCGGGCAACTATGCGGGAGAGGTGCTCGCGATCGACACCTCGACCGGAAACGTCAGATGGACGTCCCATACCCAGGGCGGCGGCCTGCTGCGCGGCGGCAGCGTCTACTCCACTCCTGCAGTGGCCTGGGGCCGGGTCTACGTCGGCAGCCTCGATGGACGCATCTACAGCTTCGTGGCGAAGACGGGCGAGCTGGCCTGGAGCCACTCGACGGGCGCCGAGGTGTATCCGTCGCCCGCGGTGGCGGACACCCCTCACTCTCCACCCACCGTCTATGCAGGCTCGCAGGACAAGCACTTCTACGCGCTCGACGCCCGCACTGGGGAGCTGCGCTGGGAGCATCCCGTCGGCGGGGTGGTCCTCGGCTCCTCCAGCGTGATTGGAGAGACGGTCTACGTCGCGATGATCGGGCCGAACATCGGCACCTTCGGCTACAACGTCAAGAAGGGGAAGAAGGTGTTCGAATCCGACCAGGGCGAGTACAACCCGGTGATCTCCGACGGGAAGAAGCTCTATCTGACCGGATATTCGACGATCCGCGCCTTCAAGCCGAAGCCGTCGGGTCACCACAAGGACAAGGGCGGTGACGAAGCACCGCACAAGGACAAGGGCGGCAAGTAG
- a CDS encoding polysaccharide deacetylase family protein: protein MTDPLYDEPRYLTELPEDLKLKRAEAARRRRLRRRLALGALLAVAGAVVAVGVTSLGGGNDSTTASTEAQQSQTGGSSQQATTTYPADWKPHPGPVPILEYHAIQPPVSGAEFPQDFVPQADFQRQMQWLKDKGYEAVTLTQVETAWYEHGELPSKPIVITFDDGYLSQYVAAFPELQHLGWKGVLNLVVQGSDLPEADVKKMLDAGWELGSHSTTHPDLTTLDPAELEREVAGSREILKRRFGVPVENFSYPSGLYDDTVISAVHRAGYVGAQAEVFGSATAAHPYILNRIEIELDDGLSGFAEKLRSAESGSTTAPTTTTTTYAPTTYPTTTYSTTSPTTTTTAPPTTTTRPTTKPGAGGTKPGAGGR, encoded by the coding sequence ATGACCGACCCCCTTTACGACGAGCCTAGGTACCTCACCGAGCTCCCAGAGGACCTGAAGCTGAAGCGTGCCGAGGCGGCGCGCCGCCGACGCCTGCGTCGCCGCCTCGCTCTCGGAGCCCTGCTCGCGGTGGCGGGGGCGGTGGTCGCTGTGGGGGTCACCAGTCTCGGGGGCGGCAACGACTCGACAACCGCCAGCACCGAGGCTCAACAGAGCCAGACGGGCGGGAGCTCGCAGCAGGCAACGACCACCTACCCCGCGGATTGGAAACCGCACCCAGGTCCGGTGCCGATCCTCGAGTACCACGCGATCCAGCCGCCAGTGTCGGGCGCTGAGTTTCCGCAGGATTTCGTGCCGCAAGCCGACTTCCAGCGGCAGATGCAATGGCTGAAGGACAAAGGCTACGAGGCGGTGACCCTCACCCAGGTGGAGACCGCTTGGTACGAGCATGGCGAGTTGCCGTCGAAGCCGATCGTGATCACCTTCGACGACGGTTACCTCAGCCAGTACGTCGCGGCGTTTCCCGAACTGCAGCATCTGGGTTGGAAAGGCGTGCTCAACCTGGTCGTTCAGGGATCCGACCTCCCGGAAGCCGACGTGAAGAAGATGCTCGATGCCGGCTGGGAGCTCGGTTCGCACAGCACCACCCATCCCGACCTCACCACCCTCGACCCGGCCGAGCTGGAGCGAGAGGTGGCCGGCTCGCGTGAGATTCTCAAGCGGCGCTTCGGCGTTCCGGTGGAAAACTTCAGCTACCCCTCGGGCCTCTACGACGACACGGTGATCTCCGCGGTGCACAGGGCCGGCTACGTCGGGGCGCAGGCCGAGGTATTCGGGTCCGCCACCGCCGCCCATCCGTACATCCTCAATCGGATCGAGATCGAGCTTGATGATGGACTCTCCGGCTTCGCCGAAAAGCTGAGATCGGCCGAGTCCGGGTCGACGACCGCGCCCACCACGACCACCACTACGTACGCGCCCACCACGTACCCCACCACCACGTACTCGACGACGTCCCCCACCACGACGACCACGGCTCCCCCCACGACTACGACCCGGCCCACCACCAAACCCGGGGCCGGTGGCACCAAGCCCGGGGCCGGTGGCCGGTAG
- a CDS encoding polyphenol oxidase family protein, producing the protein MLWRELDGIEWLEAELPGAQAAFSTRLGGVSEGPFMSLNLGRLTGDLPDAVGENRHRLAAAVGIDPERVLIGRQVHGAAVVRRDQPPEPGVYTNPAPGLPEADGQATALTNVAPLVFVADCLPVALAGPGGVAMIHCGWRGLAAGIVERGVHEVEARAAAVGPGIGPCCYEVGQDVLAAFERLGLDVARGRMLNLRRAVRLLLERAGVESVQVAEECTSCQPALFFSHRRDGGRTGRQAGLVWASDEVAVRASEPAAPLAPEPAGNGGQAEASGGFIP; encoded by the coding sequence GTGCTCTGGCGAGAACTCGACGGGATCGAGTGGCTCGAGGCCGAGCTGCCGGGTGCCCAGGCGGCGTTCAGCACCCGCCTCGGCGGCGTCAGCGAGGGCCCCTTCATGAGCCTGAACCTGGGACGGTTGACCGGAGACCTGCCGGACGCCGTGGGTGAGAACCGCCACCGCCTCGCCGCCGCGGTGGGAATCGATCCCGAGCGCGTCTTGATCGGTAGGCAGGTGCACGGCGCGGCGGTGGTTCGGCGGGATCAACCGCCCGAGCCCGGCGTCTACACCAATCCGGCTCCGGGCTTGCCGGAGGCCGACGGGCAGGCAACGGCCCTGACCAACGTGGCGCCGCTCGTGTTCGTCGCCGATTGCCTGCCGGTGGCGCTTGCAGGCCCCGGCGGTGTCGCGATGATCCATTGCGGCTGGCGCGGTCTCGCGGCGGGGATCGTCGAGCGCGGCGTTCACGAGGTGGAGGCGAGAGCCGCTGCGGTCGGTCCCGGGATCGGCCCATGCTGCTACGAGGTGGGCCAAGACGTCCTGGCCGCCTTCGAGCGACTGGGACTGGACGTCGCCCGGGGCCGGATGCTCAACCTGCGGCGAGCGGTCCGGCTCCTGCTCGAGCGGGCCGGAGTCGAATCAGTGCAGGTCGCCGAGGAGTGCACAAGCTGTCAGCCTGCGCTCTTCTTCTCGCACCGCCGCGACGGGGGGCGCACCGGGCGCCAAGCCGGCCTCGTCTGGGCTAGCGACGAAGTCGCGGTTCGGGCGAGTGAACCTGCCGCCCCGTTGGCGCCCGAACCCGCCGGAAACGGAGGCCAAGCCGAGGCCTCCGGCGGCTTTATTCCGTGA
- a CDS encoding YggS family pyridoxal phosphate enzyme produces the protein MPLDAHTVRANLERVRERAGPGVEILAATKYVPAEEMGALAEAGVTLVGENRLQDLEAKRERWGDAFTWDFIGNVQSRKVKRILPLVRLIHSVASDSVLAQLERHAQPGIEVLVEVNMAGEASKGGVRPAELGDFIDRCPVPVVGLMTMPPESTEPEASRPAFARLAELAGQHGLERLSMGTSQDWEVAVEEGATILRLGTVLYR, from the coding sequence ATGCCCCTGGACGCACACACAGTACGTGCCAACCTGGAGCGGGTCCGCGAGCGCGCCGGCCCGGGGGTCGAGATCCTCGCGGCTACGAAGTACGTGCCGGCAGAGGAGATGGGGGCGCTGGCGGAGGCGGGAGTAACACTCGTCGGTGAGAACCGGCTTCAGGACCTGGAGGCCAAGCGCGAGCGCTGGGGCGACGCGTTCACGTGGGACTTCATCGGGAACGTTCAGAGCCGCAAGGTCAAGCGGATCCTTCCTCTCGTCAGGTTGATCCACTCCGTGGCCAGCGACTCCGTCCTTGCCCAGCTCGAGCGTCACGCCCAGCCGGGGATCGAGGTTCTCGTGGAGGTGAACATGGCCGGCGAAGCGAGCAAGGGGGGCGTCAGGCCGGCGGAGCTTGGCGACTTCATCGACCGCTGTCCCGTCCCGGTCGTCGGTTTGATGACCATGCCGCCGGAGAGCACGGAGCCGGAGGCCTCGCGACCGGCCTTCGCACGCCTTGCCGAGCTCGCCGGGCAGCACGGCCTGGAGAGGCTCTCGATGGGCACCAGCCAGGACTGGGAGGTGGCCGTCGAGGAAGGGGCGACGATCCTGCGGCTGGGCACGGTCCTCTACCGGTAG
- the sepF gene encoding cell division protein SepF, which produces MAFRDTWHRALVYFGLAEDPEYQEPDLYEPDTGTHGEYYEGPATRSGTVSPLRDRRRGRDEIDDIFADDEPVGAGRTRTLRPVAGNGADVRVHLVTPYSFNDAQEVADKFKQAVPVILNLQTTDNELAKRLIDFTSGLTYALGGGMQKIAEKTFLLTPRNVEVSAEEKARLIEKGFFNQS; this is translated from the coding sequence ATGGCCTTCCGCGACACATGGCACCGTGCACTGGTTTATTTCGGGCTCGCCGAGGATCCCGAGTACCAGGAGCCCGACCTGTACGAGCCCGACACGGGAACCCACGGCGAGTACTACGAGGGGCCCGCGACGCGTTCCGGAACGGTCAGCCCGCTCCGCGACCGGCGCCGCGGGCGGGACGAGATCGACGACATCTTCGCCGACGACGAGCCGGTGGGTGCTGGACGCACGCGTACGCTCCGGCCCGTTGCCGGCAACGGGGCCGACGTCCGCGTCCATCTGGTGACGCCGTACAGCTTCAACGACGCCCAGGAGGTCGCCGACAAGTTCAAGCAGGCCGTTCCGGTGATCCTCAACCTGCAGACCACCGACAACGAGCTCGCGAAGCGGCTGATCGACTTCACCTCGGGCCTCACCTATGCGCTCGGGGGCGGCATGCAGAAGATCGCCGAGAAGACCTTTCTGTTGACGCCCCGCAACGTGGAGGTCTCCGCCGAGGAGAAGGCTCGGTTGATCGAGAAGGGGTTCTTCAACCAGTCCTGA
- the proC gene encoding pyrroline-5-carboxylate reductase gives MKVGFAGAGNMAAAMARGWAAGDGGPEEMLFCDLDAERAAAVAAEVGGGTLAGLSELADESDVLVLAVKPAALDDVAAELDGTAPALISVLAATPTERIAGAFPGVPVLRVMPNQPVEVRHGVLCYAKPQAMPAELEESLLDLLGLLGTLVRLEETQIDAAMAIMSSSPAYIALVAEALARSGEGEGLDAGLARELVAGALAGTAALLTKRDPAAIRKAVASPGGATEAGLAKLEGVVDDALASAVNASLERVR, from the coding sequence ATGAAGGTTGGGTTCGCGGGTGCCGGAAACATGGCCGCGGCGATGGCGCGCGGCTGGGCCGCCGGCGACGGCGGACCGGAGGAAATGCTGTTCTGCGACCTGGACGCGGAGCGCGCCGCCGCAGTGGCCGCTGAGGTGGGAGGCGGAACGCTCGCAGGGCTCTCGGAGCTTGCGGACGAATCGGACGTGCTCGTGCTCGCCGTCAAGCCTGCCGCGCTGGATGACGTTGCCGCCGAGCTCGACGGCACCGCGCCGGCTCTGATCTCGGTGCTCGCCGCGACCCCGACCGAGCGGATTGCCGGGGCGTTCCCTGGGGTTCCGGTGCTGCGCGTGATGCCCAACCAGCCCGTCGAGGTCCGCCACGGCGTGCTCTGCTACGCGAAGCCCCAGGCGATGCCGGCCGAGCTCGAGGAGAGCCTGCTTGATCTCCTGGGGCTGCTGGGGACGCTCGTCCGGCTCGAGGAGACACAGATCGACGCGGCGATGGCCATCATGTCCAGCTCCCCCGCATACATCGCGCTCGTCGCCGAGGCGCTGGCGCGAAGCGGGGAGGGGGAGGGCCTTGACGCGGGACTTGCGCGCGAGCTCGTCGCCGGCGCGTTGGCGGGCACCGCGGCGCTGCTCACAAAGCGGGACCCGGCCGCCATTCGCAAGGCGGTCGCATCTCCGGGCGGGGCAACCGAGGCGGGTCTGGCCAAGCTCGAGGGCGTGGTCGACGATGCCCTCGCGAGCGCCGTCAACGCCTCGCTGGAGCGGGTCCGGTGA
- a CDS encoding YggT family protein translates to MTVLLAITRDDIADYVGALFLVYLILIFIRVLLSWIPRIPYNRYLRAAVGFVEEVTDPYLNVFRRFLPPIGGGGFALDLSPILAIILLLIAQGVVVGLIRG, encoded by the coding sequence GTGACCGTGCTGCTGGCGATCACCCGCGACGACATCGCGGATTACGTCGGGGCGCTCTTCCTGGTCTACCTGATCCTGATCTTCATCCGGGTGCTCCTGAGCTGGATCCCGCGCATCCCCTACAACCGCTATCTGCGGGCCGCGGTCGGCTTCGTCGAGGAAGTCACGGATCCCTACCTGAATGTCTTTCGGCGGTTCCTGCCACCGATCGGCGGCGGTGGCTTCGCCCTCGATCTGAGCCCGATCCTGGCGATCATCCTGCTGTTGATCGCCCAGGGTGTGGTGGTAGGGCTGATTCGCGGTTGA
- the lspA gene encoding signal peptidase II has product MSETLGAWRWMLACCGAVVLIDQVSKAIIVSSLDPGQRESVALGVDLTNTANRGLAFGIGDGQGLVLAVTVVALALILVWFATDPRRPGLWLSVGLLAGGALGNLADRVRADAVTDFIDLPLWPAFNLADVAITLGAVGLVASSLGAAGRSEGSAGSG; this is encoded by the coding sequence GTGAGCGAGACGTTGGGCGCCTGGCGCTGGATGCTCGCCTGTTGTGGCGCCGTGGTCCTGATCGACCAGGTGTCGAAGGCGATCATCGTCTCCTCCCTGGACCCTGGCCAACGCGAGAGCGTCGCGCTCGGGGTCGATCTGACCAATACGGCCAATCGGGGGCTGGCGTTCGGCATCGGAGACGGGCAGGGACTCGTTCTCGCGGTGACGGTCGTCGCCCTGGCGCTGATTCTCGTCTGGTTCGCGACGGACCCGCGGCGCCCCGGCCTGTGGCTGTCAGTCGGGCTCCTGGCCGGCGGCGCGCTCGGCAACCTCGCCGACCGAGTTCGTGCGGATGCCGTGACGGATTTCATCGACCTCCCTCTGTGGCCGGCCTTCAACCTGGCCGATGTGGCCATCACCCTGGGAGCCGTGGGGCTCGTGGCCTCATCGCTGGGAGCGGCGGGACGGAGCGAGGGATCGGCCGGTTCCGGGTAA
- a CDS encoding RluA family pseudouridine synthase: MSLQPRIVHADEWLAVIEKPPGLVVHTAPGHKGPTLVDLLGELLAGGEDPQRPGIVHRLDKDTSGLMLVARGDEAHRRLAPQIKQREVRRTYRALVEGHPRSRTGTIDAPLGRDYRAPERRAVGGRAPRQARTHFRVLELLSADALVEVRLETGRTHQVRAHFASIGHPVAGDPRYGHAGRHGLARQFLHSAGLGFRHPFTEEELEFSSPLPDDLRQALARARAA; this comes from the coding sequence GTGAGCCTCCAGCCCCGGATCGTCCACGCCGACGAGTGGCTGGCGGTGATCGAGAAGCCACCGGGCCTGGTGGTCCACACGGCACCTGGGCACAAGGGCCCGACGCTCGTCGATCTACTGGGAGAGCTCCTCGCCGGGGGCGAGGATCCGCAGCGGCCGGGAATCGTCCACCGCTTGGACAAGGACACGTCCGGGCTGATGCTCGTTGCACGCGGGGACGAGGCCCACCGCAGGCTGGCCCCGCAGATCAAGCAGAGAGAAGTGCGGCGCACCTATCGGGCGCTGGTCGAAGGCCATCCCCGCTCCCGTACCGGAACGATCGACGCCCCCCTTGGACGGGACTACAGGGCCCCGGAGCGCCGGGCGGTTGGCGGCCGGGCGCCCCGCCAGGCACGGACCCATTTCCGGGTTCTCGAGCTGCTGTCGGCCGACGCCCTGGTCGAGGTGCGCCTGGAGACCGGCCGCACCCACCAGGTCCGGGCCCACTTCGCCTCGATCGGTCACCCGGTCGCGGGCGACCCACGCTACGGGCATGCCGGCCGCCACGGCCTCGCGCGGCAGTTCCTGCACAGCGCCGGGCTCGGCTTCCGGCACCCGTTTACGGAGGAAGAGCTCGAGTTCTCCTCGCCGCTGCCGGACGACCTTCGCCAGGCGCTGGCGCGCGCCAGGGCCGCCTAA
- the rpsB gene encoding 30S ribosomal protein S2: MSEPGIKELLEAGLHFGHQTRRWDPRMRPYIFGERDGIHIIDLLQTEHLLAEARRFAADVASKGGTILFVGTKKQARDAIEEWAKRCEMPYVNQRWLGGLLTNFQTISARIERLHELTGLKDEGQLDLLPTKERMAREAELEKLEYNLGGVRGMKRLPQAVVIIDLKTEVIAVREAERLRIPIIALVDSNVDPVPVDYPVPGNDDSIRSCELVIRTVGEAVYEAAQSWRQAEAKRQAEEEHRRRLQEEERQRAEAEERARQEAEQAQAAAAAEVDATASATAAGEETQR; the protein is encoded by the coding sequence ATGTCCGAGCCTGGAATAAAGGAACTGCTGGAGGCCGGTCTGCATTTCGGCCACCAGACGCGGCGGTGGGACCCGCGCATGCGCCCGTACATCTTCGGGGAGCGCGACGGGATCCACATCATCGACCTGCTGCAGACGGAGCATCTGCTGGCCGAGGCGCGCCGGTTCGCGGCCGACGTGGCCAGCAAGGGCGGAACGATCCTCTTCGTGGGTACGAAGAAGCAGGCCCGAGATGCGATCGAAGAATGGGCCAAGCGGTGTGAGATGCCATACGTAAACCAGCGATGGCTCGGCGGGCTGTTGACCAACTTCCAAACGATCTCCGCCCGGATCGAGCGCCTGCACGAGCTGACCGGCTTGAAGGATGAGGGCCAGCTGGACCTGCTGCCGACCAAGGAGCGCATGGCCCGCGAGGCCGAGCTCGAGAAGCTCGAGTACAACCTCGGTGGCGTTCGCGGGATGAAGCGCCTGCCACAGGCGGTGGTGATCATCGATCTGAAGACCGAGGTGATCGCGGTGCGTGAGGCCGAGCGACTGCGAATTCCGATCATCGCCCTCGTGGACTCGAATGTCGACCCTGTGCCAGTCGACTACCCCGTCCCCGGGAACGACGACTCGATCCGTTCCTGTGAGCTCGTGATCCGGACGGTCGGCGAGGCCGTCTACGAGGCGGCGCAGTCCTGGCGCCAGGCGGAGGCCAAGCGGCAGGCCGAGGAGGAGCACCGGCGCCGCCTGCAGGAGGAGGAGCGCCAGCGGGCCGAAGCCGAGGAGCGAGCCCGTCAGGAGGCCGAGCAAGCTCAGGCCGCGGCCGCGGCGGAGGTGGACGCCACGGCGTCCGCGACGGCAGCCGGAGAGGAAACGCAGCGGTGA
- the tsf gene encoding translation elongation factor Ts yields the protein MNDATAISAADVKELRERTGAPIMDCKAALGEASGDMDKAIEVLRVRGQASAAKRRGRSTSEGIVTSYIHATGKVGVLVEVQCETDFVARSDDFQEFAREVAIHIAGAPSPPVYVSAEEIPSEARDAERSVFEAKAREEGKPEEVVDKIVDGQLSKWAKEVALLDQEHVRSDRYDGRTIEDLRAELAAKTGENVRVARFARFAVGQE from the coding sequence GTGAACGACGCGACCGCGATCTCCGCTGCCGATGTGAAGGAGCTCCGCGAGCGAACCGGGGCCCCGATCATGGACTGCAAGGCCGCCCTCGGCGAGGCGAGTGGTGACATGGACAAGGCGATCGAGGTCCTTCGCGTCAGGGGACAGGCGTCGGCTGCCAAGCGCCGCGGTCGGTCAACCAGCGAGGGGATCGTCACCTCCTACATTCACGCAACCGGGAAGGTGGGCGTGCTGGTCGAGGTCCAGTGCGAGACGGACTTCGTTGCCCGCAGCGACGACTTTCAGGAGTTCGCCAGGGAGGTCGCGATCCACATCGCCGGCGCCCCTTCGCCACCGGTCTACGTGTCCGCCGAGGAGATCCCCAGCGAGGCGCGGGACGCAGAACGCTCGGTGTTCGAGGCAAAGGCGCGCGAGGAGGGAAAGCCCGAGGAGGTGGTGGACAAGATCGTCGACGGGCAGCTGTCCAAATGGGCGAAGGAGGTTGCCCTGCTCGACCAGGAGCACGTTCGATCCGACCGCTACGACGGCAGGACCATCGAGGATCTGCGTGCCGAACTGGCGGCGAAGACCGGAGAGAACGTGCGCGTGGCGCGCTTCGCGAGGTTCGCGGTGGGCCAGGAATGA
- the pyrH gene encoding UMP kinase, which translates to MSEPRFKRVLLKISGEALMGSLDYGTDANRVEQIAMQIQEVSGRGVEMAIVVGAGNIYRGLQGAARGMDRATADYMGMLATVLNGLTLQDALEKRGAHTRVLSAIQVTEVAEPYIRRRAIRHLEKGRIVIFAAGTGNPFFTTDTAAALRALEIHAEAILMAKHGVEGVYDADPSEVPDANFLPEISHRQAIERGLRVMDSTALTLCMENALPIYVFNMADERNIDRIVRGERVGTLVSSDGAVGWVTGEEKAREKQ; encoded by the coding sequence GTGTCCGAGCCAAGGTTCAAGCGCGTCCTCCTGAAGATCTCGGGCGAGGCCCTGATGGGCTCGCTCGACTACGGCACCGATGCCAACCGCGTCGAGCAGATCGCGATGCAGATTCAGGAGGTCTCCGGCCGGGGAGTCGAGATGGCGATCGTCGTGGGCGCCGGGAACATCTACCGGGGGCTACAGGGGGCCGCCCGCGGCATGGACCGGGCGACCGCGGACTACATGGGGATGCTGGCCACGGTCCTGAACGGGCTCACCCTTCAGGACGCGCTCGAGAAGCGTGGTGCACACACGCGGGTGCTCTCGGCTATTCAGGTGACGGAGGTGGCGGAGCCCTACATCCGCCGCCGGGCCATCCGCCACCTCGAGAAGGGGCGGATCGTGATCTTCGCCGCGGGCACCGGGAACCCGTTCTTCACCACCGACACCGCTGCCGCGCTACGAGCTCTGGAGATCCACGCGGAGGCCATCCTGATGGCCAAGCACGGCGTCGAGGGCGTCTACGACGCCGATCCGTCGGAGGTCCCGGACGCGAACTTCCTGCCCGAGATCAGCCATCGCCAGGCGATCGAGCGGGGGCTGCGGGTGATGGACTCGACCGCGCTGACGCTGTGCATGGAAAACGCCCTGCCGATCTACGTCTTCAACATGGCGGACGAGCGCAACATAGATAGGATCGTCCGCGGGGAGCGTGTGGGCACCCTGGTGTCGTCGGACGGCGCCGTGGGATGGGTCACAGGCGAGGAGAAGGCCCGAGAGAAGCAATGA
- the frr gene encoding ribosome recycling factor has product MSDFTDELLADAKERMAKSVEACRHELATVRTGRASPHLLDRVVVDYYGTETPLRQLSQIAATDARLLTLTPYDKNAIKSVEKAILESDLGLTPSNDGNVIRLQIPELNEERRRDLVKVVHNVAEESRVAVRNIRRDVMHDLRELKKEGEVGEDDERRAEAELQKRTDGATSEIEALLKAKEEEILEV; this is encoded by the coding sequence ATGAGCGACTTCACCGACGAGCTGCTCGCCGACGCCAAGGAGCGGATGGCCAAGTCGGTGGAGGCGTGCCGCCACGAGCTCGCCACGGTGCGCACCGGCCGCGCCTCCCCGCACCTCCTCGATCGCGTGGTCGTCGACTATTACGGCACGGAGACGCCCCTGCGCCAGCTCTCCCAGATCGCGGCCACCGACGCCCGGCTGCTCACCCTGACGCCCTACGACAAGAACGCGATCAAGTCCGTCGAGAAGGCAATTCTCGAGTCCGACCTCGGGCTGACGCCTTCAAACGACGGCAATGTGATCCGGCTGCAGATCCCCGAGCTGAACGAGGAGCGCCGCCGCGACCTGGTCAAGGTGGTGCACAACGTGGCCGAGGAGAGCCGGGTCGCGGTGCGAAACATCCGGCGCGACGTGATGCACGACCTGCGCGAGCTGAAGAAGGAGGGCGAGGTCGGTGAGGACGACGAGCGGCGCGCCGAGGCGGAGCTCCAGAAGCGCACCGACGGCGCGACCAGCGAAATCGAAGCCCTGCTGAAGGCCAAAGAAGAGGAAATCCTCGAGGTGTGA
- the uppS gene encoding polyprenyl diphosphate synthase codes for MSVPAPGDAGARFVAIITDGNGRWARQRGLQPIEGHEVGADVVKARLRDAVEFGIEELTVFSFSTENWSRPRGEVEGLMRMFLERIERETPELHEEGVRMRFIGRREGIDPGLVERMEWAESLTSGNDRIGFFVAFNYGGRAEILDAAAAFDGSTEEEFRAGLYAPEMHDPDLLIRTSGELRISNYLLWQCAYSELVFRDELWPDFSREAFEQSLKEFEARKRRFGAR; via the coding sequence GTGAGCGTGCCGGCACCCGGCGACGCGGGGGCAAGGTTCGTAGCCATCATCACGGACGGCAACGGTCGCTGGGCCAGGCAGCGCGGGCTGCAGCCGATCGAGGGCCACGAGGTGGGGGCCGACGTCGTCAAGGCACGGCTGCGTGACGCCGTCGAGTTCGGCATCGAGGAGCTGACGGTGTTCTCGTTCTCGACGGAGAACTGGTCCCGTCCGCGGGGCGAGGTGGAAGGCCTCATGCGAATGTTCCTGGAGAGGATCGAGCGCGAGACGCCGGAGCTCCACGAGGAAGGGGTGCGGATGCGCTTCATCGGTCGCCGGGAGGGGATCGACCCGGGGCTGGTCGAGCGCATGGAGTGGGCAGAGTCCCTGACATCAGGCAACGACCGGATCGGGTTCTTCGTCGCCTTCAATTACGGCGGCAGGGCGGAGATCTTGGACGCCGCCGCCGCGTTCGACGGCTCAACGGAGGAGGAGTTTCGGGCGGGCCTTTACGCGCCCGAGATGCATGATCCGGACCTTCTGATTCGGACCAGCGGCGAGCTCCGGATCTCGAACTACCTGCTCTGGCAGTGCGCCTATTCCGAGCTGGTATTCCGCGACGAGCTCTGGCCCGACTTCAGCCGGGAGGCATTCGAGCAGTCCCTGAAGGAGTTCGAGGCGCGCAAGCGTCGGTTCGGAGCGCGTTAG